The genomic interval AAACAGACAGGAAATTGTGTTCCGTCAGCAACTCTACCACACTTTCAATGGTGCTGGCTTCCATAATGCGTGCGATGAGGCCCCTGTCTGCACCCATCAGGGCGGCGTGACTGGCCAGGGTTTCCCGCCGGGCGTCGGCAACCCGGCTGTGGGTATGAAAAATGCCGGCAGCCACCTTTAAAAGCTTTCCGTGGTGCCCCCAGAGCAAAACGCCGGAAAAGCCTTTTTCCACACAGTTTTCCAGCATAAAACCTACGAAATTGCTCATTTCCACCACAGCTTCGGCCGGGAATCCGTATCTATCCACCGCTGTCTGGATTCCCAATCGTCCCGGGGTAAGAACCACCTGATCAAAGCCTGCTGCCCTGGCCATATCCAGAAGGGGCAGCAGGGAATCCTTAAACGCTTCCTCGGACATGGGCCGGACTATGCCTGTGGTTCCCAGTATGGATATCCCCCCCACAATTCCCAGACGGGGGTTCAGGGTGCGCCTGGCTACCAATTCCCCCCCGGGTACGCTGATCATTAGTTCCACTCCCCATCCGGGAGGGAGAACGCCGGCCACAGCCTCCTTAATCATTTGCCGGGGAACGGGGTTAATGGCCGGTTCGCCTACGGCCACCGCCAGCCCCGGTTTGGTTACCCGCCCTACTCCAGGCCCCCCGTACAGGCGAATTCCCTCTGGGGCGGGGCGGGCTTCGACCACAACGGGCAGACCATGAGTAACGTCGGGATCATCCCCTCCGTCTTTAATCACCACTGCCCTGGTACCGCCAGGTATTGCCTCTACCTGGTGAATGGGCACCGTTAAGGGCTGGCCCATGGGGTTGACCAAAGTAACCTGATCAGGTTTTATACCGTGAAAAAGCAACTCCGTGGCAGCCCGGGCAGCCGCAGCGGCACAGGCTCCTGTCGTAATCCCGTTTCGTAAAGGCTTAGCCACCTTGTTTCCCCCTGAAAAAAACACGCCCGGCAAAAGTAGGGGCGTGTGGAGAGTCTTTACGCCTGCTATCTTTCGCGCGAAGATAGAAAGGCCTGCCACTGGCTTTTTGCCCTTTGGTAAAGGACATGTTCCAGTGAAAGGGGCAGGCAGGTCTCCTGGCTTCCGGATCTTTGGATGCCCGCGCCTTCCCGGTCCAGCACTCACCAGTGACATCGTTAAACCGTGTCGTTATGAACAAGCGTCCCATTGGATGTAGCAGCTCATCAGTGAGTGCTAGGCCAGTGGCACCTTGCGGGTTCCTCCCCGGTTACAGTGGCGGGACCGCGCCGGCTTAAGCAGGTCCACCTGCTCCCCGGTCTTCCCTATTATCCCCCGTTGGGGACCTGCCCCGCACATATTTAGTTTTTAACCTTCCCGGAGCCTTTCCCTGCGCTGGACCATGCGAATGTCATCTTCAACCGGTAACCGGTAAGGCCAGCACATCTGGCAAATGCGGGAAGTGGTTCTTTCTCCCAAATACTCGCCTAAATCTTCCAGGCTGATGTTGGTGGTAATGATTACGGGGAGACGATGGTTGACGCGGTAATTTAAGATCGAATAAAGTTTATTTTTGGTCCATTCGGTATAATTATGGGCTCCCAGATCGTCTAAAAACAAAAGGGGCACTTCCCTTGCCGCATCCAGGAGATCCTTTTCCGAATAATCTGCACCCTGGCGGTTCTGGTCATAAGTTGAACGCAGGCGATCTAGCAAGTCCGGTACAACCACAAACAATAACAGCACTTCGGTTTCCAACAGGGCGTTGGCTATGCAGGCGGCCAGGAATGTTTTTCCACTGCCCACGGGGCCGGTAATCAACAGACCATCGATATGCCGGTCGTTCTTAAAATTACGAACGAAGTCTTGCGCCGCCTGAAAGGTGCGCCGGGCCGATTCGTAATAAGTGATTTTGCGTTCCGGATCTACCCGCAATCGCGAATAATACTTAAAGTTAAATTTGTCAAAGGTGTGGTTACGTAAACCTTCCGGTAACCCTGCTTCTTTAAAACGGTTAACCAGGGCCCTCTGCTTGTTACACGGGCAGGGAACGGCCACGTTGTTTTTGATCACCACACCCCGATCCTCACATACAGGACAGGCCTTCACTGGCCGGCATCCTTTCTAATTAACTGAGGTATAGCGTTTTCAAAAGTGCTTTCTTCCGTTCATCCACCTTTGAGGGGGGCTGTTTACCTGAACGCCGTTTCTTAAATTGTGCGTCATAGGCGTTTATTTCCTCAACGGTACGCAGGTTGTTCTTCTTCCATTCCAGAATAATACTATCAATATACTTGAAATTATGCTTGCCCATCAGGACGGCCCGGCGTAAAGCTTCCAAGACCAGCGTGGGATCCAGTTCCTCGGTCCACTGGCGGATCTGTTCGACCTCCATGGGGGAAACAGGCCGACCGAATTCCTGTTCAAAGGCCCGGATGAGCAGGGCAAATTCTTGCGCCTTTGTCTCTAAAGGCCTTTTTTCCAGCAGGCTGCGGGTACGTTCAATTTCCTTGACCCTGATGCTGGCCCAGATCTCCGAGAGCTTTTCTAACAGCGGTTCAAAGTCATATCCACTGAGGATCTGATCTTTACTTTCGTCATAATACTGCGTTACGGCCAGCACTTCCTTTTCTATTAACCTGTTCAGGTTTTGTTGCACCCGGGTTACATCCTGGGCCGTGCATGCCGCCAGGGTGGAGGCGGAAGGAAACAGGTTCTTTTCCTCTACCTGCAACCGGAGAAGCTGAATGAGAAGAATCATTTCTTCGTCGTTTATATCAAGGTGACGGTACAACCGGAGTAAAAGATTCGGGATGGCGGTAGTGCCCTGGAGCAACAGGTCGGCACCAAAGGCAGCGGTAATGTTTCCCTCCCTGTATCTTTTCACCGTTCTGCCATTCATCATGCTCTTCCTCCCCCGCTTAGTGAATATTTTATGGTAAGGGAGGAAGTTTGTCCAGGCAAAAAAAACCGTTAGAGGGGGCAAGGTTGACGAGAAATAAATGTATACACCGCGAGCCCCATTTCTTCTAACATTAATACCGCCTGGTCTGTATACGCTCCCAGATCAGAAAGCCGGTGGGCATCGGAGCCCACGGTGAATATTTTAACGCCACATTCCCGGGCCTGTAAGAGGATTTCCCGGCTGGGATGAAATTCGGTCAGTCCCCGCCGCAGGCTGGAGGTATTTACTTCCAGACCCATATTTCGCCGTGCCATTTCCTTAAGAATCGGTTCGACCATTCCTTTATGGGCATTTCCCAGGGTTGTACCCAGGAGGCGTTCTCCGTGGCGTCGATAAAGATCCAGGTGACCGATACAGTCAAAGAGGTTGCTTTCCACGGCTTCCTTTAAGACTTGAAAATATTCACCGCACGCCTCTTCCGCAGTATGGGAGGAGAAGTAGATCCGGCTTTCCTCCCAGGATGATATGGATTGGTGTTCAAGGCAATGGATGGAACCCAGTACATAATCAAAGGGATAATTATTTAAGATTTTTTCAATGGTTTTCTCACAGCCCCGTTCATAGCCAACTTCTAGACCAGCTTTTATTTTCAGTTTCCGGTTATGCAGTTGGCTACGGGCTTCCTCGATGTCCTGGAAATAATGATCAAGCCAGCCTAAATCCTCCATGGGGTGAAGCTTTCCTTTCACCCGCACGAACCAGTCCAACCGGCGCCGTACCGGGTCCACTTCCAGGTGGGGGGTGAAACAAATCTCCCTCAACCCCAGTTTAAGGGCCTGCTGGCAGTACTCCAGGATGCTATAATCTTCGGCGTCTATGGAATAGCCGGGGTGGATATGGTAGTCCAGAAGGAGTTTCATTAAATGATCTCCGCTCCCAGAACCGTTTCCATTTGTTTTAGCGCCCACCGGTGAGCTTCCTCATCGAAGCTGGCCACCCCTTTGGTATATACCACTGTCCGGTAATCCCGGTTGCGCAGTTCTTCCACCGTATACAGGACGCAGATATTGGTACAAACCCCCACGACGTGGACTACAGCCGGATTGAGATCTTCCAGGATTTTGTTTAAATTAGTACGGAAAAAGCCGCTGAAACGGGTTTTAGGCACCTTGATGGCAAAGGGGTATTCCTCCACCATTGAAGCAAGCTCATCGATGAGCCCTGCTCCCGGGGTGCCGTAAACGCAGTGGACGGGGAAACGGGAGAATTCCGGATCTTCGGGGTCATGGGCATCCATGACAAAGATTACCGGCTCCTTTTGGGCCATAAATTCTTTTACCTTTTCCGCTACAAAGGGTACAATCCCCCTGCCTTTTTCGCCACAGTTCAGGGCGCCGTCTGTGTCGATGAAATCCTTGAGCATGTCTATGACTATTAAAACGTTGCGGGACATAGGATCACTCCTTTTTTCAAAAGACCATAGCGATCATTCTTTTTAGCCAACCCGCAAAACTAATAATATTTTAGCACATCTTACTGAACACCGGGGTAACTTTTTTAAGCAACTTGGACGGCTGTGCCACTGGCGGTGACCATGAGCATGCCTTCCCGGATTACTTCATAATCGAGGTCAATACCGACCACCGCGTTGGCCCCTAAACGGCGGGCCTGGGTGGCCATTTCCTCCAGGGCAATCTGGCGGGCCTGGGAGAGTTTGGCCTCATAAGCGCCGGAACGCCCGCCCACAATATCGGTAATGGCAGCAAACAAATCCCGCACTATGTTGGCACCCATGATTGCCTCTCCAGTTACGATGCCCAGGTAAGCTAAAATTTTTTTCCCTTCCACGTTTGGAGTGGTTGTTAAAATCATATGGCAGACCTCCTCATTAAAGAGCATACAAATAAAGCAACGCCCGTGTCAAATTGATTTTTTTATACATTAATATTCTCTGTAAGATACTCTTTATCCTTTCTCCAACTGGAAAGTGCACGCCATATATCAATTTTAAGGAAAATTGACGGGTAATTCTGGATTCTGGACTAACTATTGCCCTTAAAGGGCTGATTATGTTATTTTAATTTTTGCCAGGGCCTGTTATTGCGGCCAGGTGTGTTTTTTACAGCATGCAATCTTGTGGAACTGGAAAAAATAGAACGTGTACATCCTGAAAAAGGAGTGATCAAAGTGACGGTAAGATTGGGTATTAACGGTTTTGGGCGTATCGGGCGTAATGTTTTCCGGGCTGCTCTGAACCATCCGGAGCTGGAAGTCGTAGCGGTTAATGACCTTACCGACGCCGGTACACTGGCCCATTTGCTTAAATACGATTCCGTGCATGGGATCTGCCGGGGCGAGGTAGAAGCAGTTGGCGACAGTTTTATGGTTAATGGTAAGAAAGTAAAAGTGCTGGCGGAGAAGGATCCCGGTAAACTGCCCTGGGGAGAACTGGGGGTGGATATTGTGGTGGAATCCACCGGTCGTTTTACCGCCCGGGAAGATGCCGCCAAACACCTGGAAGGTGGAGCGAAAAAGGTGTTGATCAGCGCTCCCGCCAAAAATGAAGATATTACCATTGTCATGGGTGTAAACGAGGATAAATATGATCCCGCCCAGCATCATGTGATTTCTTGTGCTTCCTGCACCACCAACTGCCTGGCTCCCGTAGTCAAGGTACTGCACAAGCGGTTTGGTATTGTCCGCGGTTTGATGACCACCGTTCATTCCTATACCAACGACCAGCAGATCCTGGATTTGCCCCATAAGGACCTGCGTCGTGCCCGGGCAGCGGCCCTGTCCATCATTCCTACCACCACTGGTGCCGCCAAAGCAGTAGCGCTGGTTTTACCCGAATTGAAGGGCAAGCTTAACGGCATGGCCATGCGTGTGCCAACGCCCAACGTTTCCGTGGTGGATCTGGTGGCCGAGCTGGCCCGGCCTGCGAGCAAGGAAGAAATCAATGCCGTCTTAAAGGAAGCAGCCCAGGGCGAACTTAAAGGAATCATGGACTATTGCGAAGTGCCCCTGGTTTCCCGGGATTTCAATGGCAACCCCCATTCGTCAATTGTGGACGCCCTCTCTACCATGGTCATTGATGGTGTTCTGGTTAAAGTGGTGGCCTGGTATGATAACGAGTGGGGCTATTCCAACCGGGTGGTTGATATTGCTCTCTATTTATCCCGGCAGGGTTTGTAAGTTAGTATTTTCCCCTGGAACGACAGGCTTTTCCGGTGAAACAATAAAAACCCCCGCTCATTACGCGGGGGTTCAGTTTTCACTTATTCCACTTTGGGCCGCGGAAAAAGACCGGACCGTTCCACGATTTCCGGCACCACTTCTTCCCAGGCAATGGCCATGATGTGTACGCCGTGTACGCCGGGAATGTTGCGAATATGCTTGATTTGCTCGATGCAGATCTCAATTCCTTCTCGCTTGGGATCCTCCGCTTTTTTCAGCCTTTCCACGATATCATCGGGTACAATCATACCCGAGACGCTGGTTTGCAGGTATTTTGCTGCCCGCCAGCTTTTCAGTGGGGTGACCCCGGCAAGGATGTGTACCCGTTCGTGAATGCCCCTCTCCCGGACCATTTCCATGAAGCGCTCAAAACGCTCCATATCAAAAATACATTGGGTCTGGATAAATTCCGCCCCGGCCTCCACTTTTTTCTCCAGCCGGGCCACCCGGAACTCAAAGGGATCCGCAAAGGGGTTGGCCACCGCTCCTATGAAGAAGCGGGGTTCATGTTCTTTGATGGGTTCGCCGGAGAAGAACAGCTTTTCATCCCGCATGCGGCGCATCAAATAGATTAGTTGTATGGAGTCAATATCGTAGACGTTTTTAGCCGAGGGCTCGTTACCAAACTTCTGATGGTCGCCCGACAGGCAGAGCAGGTTCCGGACCCCCAGGCTGTAGGCACCTAGCAGATCGCTTTGGATGGCAATGCGGTTTCTGTCCCGGCAGGTCATTTGCACAATTGGTTCCAGGCCGCAATCAAGGATATGCACGGCAGAAGCAATGCTGGAGAGCCGTACGATAGCCGTCTGGCAATCGGTAATATTGGTTGCATCCACGTAGTCCTTCAACATGTGGGCATGGTGGCGGATACCATGGGCGGAGGCATGCTTGGGCGGCCCGATTTCCGCAGTCACCGCAAAGTGGCCGCTGTCAAGGAGCTTCTGCAGTTTGCTTTCTGTTTTCACCCGATCATCACATCCTCCCTGATGGCTTTACGCGGCCCTCCGTCACGGGACTTGGACCAATCCTTGGGCGGCTGAATTTCAAGCAATTTATCCAGCTTGCCCAGAGCTTTCATGCGGTCGTAGATCAGTTGCCAGGCACAGTCCACATCCTTGCTGATCTCGCACTTGCCGTACTGGGAACCGCCACAGGGACCGTTTAAAATGCTCTTGGAGCAGCGGATAATGGGGCAGATACCGCCGGTGCGGTGGAGGATGCAGTCGCCGCAAAGACCGCATCTCTCTTCCCACACGCCGTGGGCCGTGGAACCACCCACAAACATGGTGTTCTGGGCAGGTACCACCCACTTGTCATGAAACCGCTCGGCGATGTACTGTACGCCCACTCCACAGGCAAGGGAAACTACGGCATCGACGTTTTTAACCAGATTCTCCAGGGCCTCAATGTATTCCGGGTCGCACTGCCTGGTGGCGGTATAGGTAACTGTTTCCAGGGGGTTGCCCTGTAACCGGCGCATGATGCGCAGGGATGAAGCTAAAACTTCGGTTTCTTTCTCGCCTCCCGACAGGCAGACGGTAACACAACCGGCACAGCCAACCAGGAGGACCTTTTTGCAGTCAGCAATCATTGCGGCAATATCTTTAATTGGCTTTTGTTGTGCTATGATCATGCCACGTCACCTTCTTTCTCCGTAGTCCCAGCACTTTGTTTATTAAGGGGATTGGGGCCCAGGCGGCGGATACGTTCGGTCATCTCGTTGGCTATTTCCGCAAAACGGGGTCCCATGGCCGCCGAAAGGTTGTACATTTCCAGGCGTTCGCCACCCACTCCAATTTCATCGAGCAGTTTTTTAACCGCATTTACCCGTTTCCTGGCGCGATAGTTTCCTTTTTGGAAGTGACAGTCGCCTTCCATGCAGCCGGCAACAAACACGCCGTCGGCACCATCTTCAAAGGCCTGCAGGAGCACCCGGTGATCGATAGTGCCTGAGCAGGGCATTTCGACAATGCGAATGTTTGGAGAATACTGGAGCCTCATCGAACCTGCCAGGTCCGCTGCGGAGTAGGCTCAGTAGTGGCAGCAAAATGCTACGATTTTAGGCTCAAATTCCCCCACTGGTTACACCTCCCTGAATAAAGCTTTGCTCATGGACATTTGCATATGGTCTTTATAACCCTGGAGGGTGATGGCCTTGTTGGGACATTCTCCGGCGCAGGTGCCGCAGCCCTGGCAAAGTAGTGGTTCAATTTCAGCAGCGTAATTTCTAATTTTAGGCGCATTGTAGGGACAGAGCCTGACACATGTGAGGCAGGCGGCACATTTATCTTGCTGCACCACTGCTACCACACCGTGGGATTCCAGATGATCCTTGCTGAGAATGGTAGATGCCCTGCCCGCTGCCGCTTTGGCCTGGGCAATGTTTTCCTCCAGGTTTTTCGGTCCATGGGCCAAACCGGCCATGAAAATACCCTCGGAAGTGAAGTCCACCGGCCGTAACTTCATGTGGGCTTCCAGGAAGAAGCCGTCTTC from Desulfofundulus luciae carries:
- the cbiD gene encoding cobalt-precorrin-5B (C(1))-methyltransferase CbiD, which encodes MAKPLRNGITTGACAAAAARAATELLFHGIKPDQVTLVNPMGQPLTVPIHQVEAIPGGTRAVVIKDGGDDPDVTHGLPVVVEARPAPEGIRLYGGPGVGRVTKPGLAVAVGEPAINPVPRQMIKEAVAGVLPPGWGVELMISVPGGELVARRTLNPRLGIVGGISILGTTGIVRPMSEEAFKDSLLPLLDMARAAGFDQVVLTPGRLGIQTAVDRYGFPAEAVVEMSNFVGFMLENCVEKGFSGVLLWGHHGKLLKVAAGIFHTHSRVADARRETLASHAALMGADRGLIARIMEASTIESVVELLTEHNFLSVYHQLACRASQRAMEYVHHRLKVGTVFLTLDGKILGWDRQAREIGRALGCRELR
- a CDS encoding ATP-binding protein, with product MKACPVCEDRGVVIKNNVAVPCPCNKQRALVNRFKEAGLPEGLRNHTFDKFNFKYYSRLRVDPERKITYYESARRTFQAAQDFVRNFKNDRHIDGLLITGPVGSGKTFLAACIANALLETEVLLLFVVVPDLLDRLRSTYDQNRQGADYSEKDLLDAAREVPLLFLDDLGAHNYTEWTKNKLYSILNYRVNHRLPVIITTNISLEDLGEYLGERTTSRICQMCWPYRLPVEDDIRMVQRRERLREG
- a CDS encoding DnaD domain-containing protein; this translates as MMNGRTVKRYREGNITAAFGADLLLQGTTAIPNLLLRLYRHLDINDEEMILLIQLLRLQVEEKNLFPSASTLAACTAQDVTRVQQNLNRLIEKEVLAVTQYYDESKDQILSGYDFEPLLEKLSEIWASIRVKEIERTRSLLEKRPLETKAQEFALLIRAFEQEFGRPVSPMEVEQIRQWTEELDPTLVLEALRRAVLMGKHNFKYIDSIILEWKKNNLRTVEEINAYDAQFKKRRSGKQPPSKVDERKKALLKTLYLS
- a CDS encoding histidinol-phosphatase codes for the protein MKLLLDYHIHPGYSIDAEDYSILEYCQQALKLGLREICFTPHLEVDPVRRRLDWFVRVKGKLHPMEDLGWLDHYFQDIEEARSQLHNRKLKIKAGLEVGYERGCEKTIEKILNNYPFDYVLGSIHCLEHQSISSWEESRIYFSSHTAEEACGEYFQVLKEAVESNLFDCIGHLDLYRRHGERLLGTTLGNAHKGMVEPILKEMARRNMGLEVNTSSLRRGLTEFHPSREILLQARECGVKIFTVGSDAHRLSDLGAYTDQAVLMLEEMGLAVYTFISRQPCPL
- a CDS encoding cysteine hydrolase family protein → MSRNVLIVIDMLKDFIDTDGALNCGEKGRGIVPFVAEKVKEFMAQKEPVIFVMDAHDPEDPEFSRFPVHCVYGTPGAGLIDELASMVEEYPFAIKVPKTRFSGFFRTNLNKILEDLNPAVVHVVGVCTNICVLYTVEELRNRDYRTVVYTKGVASFDEEAHRWALKQMETVLGAEII
- a CDS encoding YbjQ family protein → MILTTTPNVEGKKILAYLGIVTGEAIMGANIVRDLFAAITDIVGGRSGAYEAKLSQARQIALEEMATQARRLGANAVVGIDLDYEVIREGMLMVTASGTAVQVA
- the gap gene encoding type I glyceraldehyde-3-phosphate dehydrogenase; this encodes MTVRLGINGFGRIGRNVFRAALNHPELEVVAVNDLTDAGTLAHLLKYDSVHGICRGEVEAVGDSFMVNGKKVKVLAEKDPGKLPWGELGVDIVVESTGRFTAREDAAKHLEGGAKKVLISAPAKNEDITIVMGVNEDKYDPAQHHVISCASCTTNCLAPVVKVLHKRFGIVRGLMTTVHSYTNDQQILDLPHKDLRRARAAALSIIPTTTGAAKAVALVLPELKGKLNGMAMRVPTPNVSVVDLVAELARPASKEEINAVLKEAAQGELKGIMDYCEVPLVSRDFNGNPHSSIVDALSTMVIDGVLVKVVAWYDNEWGYSNRVVDIALYLSRQGL
- a CDS encoding methylenetetrahydrofolate reductase — translated: MKTESKLQKLLDSGHFAVTAEIGPPKHASAHGIRHHAHMLKDYVDATNITDCQTAIVRLSSIASAVHILDCGLEPIVQMTCRDRNRIAIQSDLLGAYSLGVRNLLCLSGDHQKFGNEPSAKNVYDIDSIQLIYLMRRMRDEKLFFSGEPIKEHEPRFFIGAVANPFADPFEFRVARLEKKVEAGAEFIQTQCIFDMERFERFMEMVRERGIHERVHILAGVTPLKSWRAAKYLQTSVSGMIVPDDIVERLKKAEDPKREGIEICIEQIKHIRNIPGVHGVHIMAIAWEEVVPEIVERSGLFPRPKVE
- a CDS encoding methylenetetrahydrofolate reductase C-terminal domain-containing protein, with the translated sequence MIIAQQKPIKDIAAMIADCKKVLLVGCAGCVTVCLSGGEKETEVLASSLRIMRRLQGNPLETVTYTATRQCDPEYIEALENLVKNVDAVVSLACGVGVQYIAERFHDKWVVPAQNTMFVGGSTAHGVWEERCGLCGDCILHRTGGICPIIRCSKSILNGPCGGSQYGKCEISKDVDCAWQLIYDRMKALGKLDKLLEIQPPKDWSKSRDGGPRKAIREDVMIG
- a CDS encoding hydrogenase iron-sulfur subunit, producing MGEFEPKIVAFCCHYUAYSAADLAGSMRLQYSPNIRIVEMPCSGTIDHRVLLQAFEDGADGVFVAGCMEGDCHFQKGNYRARKRVNAVKKLLDEIGVGGERLEMYNLSAAMGPRFAEIANEMTERIRRLGPNPLNKQSAGTTEKEGDVA